In one Sphingobacterium daejeonense genomic region, the following are encoded:
- the infB gene encoding translation initiation factor IF-2, whose amino-acid sequence MTEGKSINLLKAAKELNIGIGTAVEYLVKKGFDVDSKPSSKLSPEMYGVLLKEFQGDKIVKDEAKQIVIGKIRREEGPATGTASSNPESTEEKESPAEVKEILIKNNASTESTPVAEEPKKEEGGSSPLKVVGKIDLDSLKRGKPAPKAEEKVEKPTEPAQKAEVKKEEAPVAKPVEEPKKEEAPKVEEKKPVVQEPAKPAQPVQQAKPVQPEKAAQPEKTEHTEKPEKSEKTEKQPVEVKKNIEVEKPAAKAEPTDDVIRARSETLSGPKVVGKIQLPVAKPHKPVASSSNNAGGNQDNKRKRKRTNKPNTPHGGQGNQGGYGQNQGQGQGQGQGNRQDGGNRPQHQGQGQQGNRQDGGNRPPHQGGNRPNRGNHPNNDRHGNNRGRNDRNRKPDTPKEEPSEKEIQDQIKATLARLSGAGKSGKFAQRAKLRRQKRDDIALSAEEAAMEQEAQSKVLRVTEFVTANELANLMDVPVTQVIATCMSLGMFVSINQRLDAETLAIVADEFGFQIEFIKPEDEETTELEEADNTSRLVPRAPIVTVMGHVDHGKTSLLDYIRKANVTKGEAGGITQHIGAYAVQLEGGKKITFLDTPGHEAFTAMRARGAQVTDIVIIVIAADDAVMPQTKEAINHAMAAGVPIVFAFTKVDKPGANADKIREQLSIMNILVEDWGGKYQAQEISAKTGENVDLLLEKVLLEAELLELHADPEKRAAGSVIEAALDKGRGIVTTVLVQGGTLKIGDPILAGSYSGKVKALTNERGERVKEAGPSMPVQILGMSGAPTAGDKLYVMESESEARQVANKRLQLQREQGMRATKHITLDEIGRRLAIGNFKELNIIVKGDVDGSIEALSDSLLKLSTDEIQVNIIHKSVGAISESDVLLASASDAIIIGFQVRPTQNARKLAENEQIDIRLYSIIYDAIEEIKSAMEGMLAPKLEEKIVAEVEIREVFKISKVGSIAGCMVLDGKINRNNEIRIIRDGVVIHTGKLASLKRFKDDVKEVSQGYECGLSIERFNDIQEKDIVEAFEQVEVKRKL is encoded by the coding sequence ATGACAGAAGGTAAAAGTATAAACTTGCTTAAAGCTGCGAAAGAGCTCAACATTGGAATAGGCACAGCGGTAGAATATTTGGTTAAGAAAGGGTTTGATGTAGACTCTAAGCCAAGTTCTAAGTTGAGCCCTGAGATGTATGGGGTTCTTTTGAAGGAATTTCAGGGTGATAAGATTGTTAAAGACGAGGCTAAACAAATAGTTATCGGCAAGATTCGCCGTGAAGAAGGTCCAGCCACAGGCACAGCAAGCTCAAACCCTGAATCTACTGAAGAAAAGGAAAGTCCTGCTGAGGTTAAAGAAATCTTAATTAAGAATAATGCATCAACAGAGTCTACACCTGTTGCTGAAGAACCGAAGAAGGAAGAGGGAGGATCATCTCCACTTAAAGTAGTTGGGAAGATCGATTTGGATAGCTTGAAGCGAGGAAAACCTGCACCAAAAGCTGAAGAAAAAGTCGAGAAACCAACAGAACCTGCTCAAAAGGCAGAGGTTAAGAAAGAAGAAGCTCCTGTTGCGAAACCAGTAGAAGAACCGAAAAAAGAAGAAGCACCGAAAGTAGAAGAGAAGAAACCTGTAGTTCAGGAGCCTGCAAAACCTGCACAACCAGTTCAACAAGCAAAACCTGTTCAACCGGAGAAAGCTGCTCAGCCAGAGAAAACTGAGCATACTGAAAAACCTGAGAAATCAGAAAAGACAGAAAAACAACCTGTAGAGGTGAAAAAAAATATAGAAGTTGAAAAGCCTGCTGCAAAAGCAGAACCGACTGACGATGTTATACGCGCTCGCTCGGAAACCTTAAGTGGCCCTAAAGTAGTTGGTAAAATCCAATTACCTGTTGCAAAACCACACAAACCAGTTGCTTCATCATCGAACAACGCTGGTGGAAATCAAGACAACAAGCGTAAGCGCAAGCGTACTAACAAACCTAATACTCCGCATGGAGGACAGGGTAACCAAGGTGGTTATGGACAAAACCAAGGCCAAGGCCAGGGTCAAGGTCAAGGTAACAGACAAGATGGTGGAAACCGTCCTCAACACCAAGGTCAAGGTCAACAAGGCAATAGACAAGATGGTGGAAATCGTCCTCCTCACCAAGGTGGAAATAGACCAAACCGTGGTAATCATCCTAACAATGACCGCCATGGAAACAATAGAGGTCGTAACGATAGAAACAGAAAGCCTGATACTCCGAAGGAAGAACCTTCAGAAAAAGAGATCCAAGATCAAATCAAGGCAACACTTGCTCGTTTGAGTGGTGCTGGTAAATCTGGTAAATTCGCTCAACGTGCGAAACTGCGCCGCCAAAAACGTGATGATATAGCATTGTCAGCAGAAGAGGCAGCAATGGAGCAAGAAGCACAATCTAAAGTATTGCGCGTAACAGAATTCGTTACAGCCAACGAATTGGCAAATCTAATGGATGTTCCGGTTACTCAAGTTATTGCAACTTGTATGAGCTTAGGTATGTTCGTGTCGATCAACCAACGTTTGGATGCAGAAACTTTAGCAATCGTTGCTGACGAATTTGGATTCCAAATAGAATTTATCAAACCGGAGGATGAAGAGACTACAGAATTGGAAGAGGCAGACAATACTAGCCGTCTAGTTCCAAGAGCTCCAATCGTAACTGTAATGGGTCACGTTGACCACGGTAAAACATCATTACTAGATTATATCCGTAAGGCTAATGTTACCAAAGGTGAAGCGGGTGGTATTACTCAGCACATCGGTGCATATGCAGTACAATTAGAAGGTGGTAAAAAGATTACATTCTTGGATACACCAGGTCACGAAGCCTTTACGGCGATGCGTGCTCGTGGTGCTCAAGTAACAGATATCGTTATTATCGTTATCGCTGCGGATGATGCCGTGATGCCTCAAACAAAAGAAGCAATCAACCACGCTATGGCTGCAGGAGTACCTATTGTATTCGCATTCACTAAAGTGGATAAACCAGGAGCAAATGCTGATAAGATCCGTGAGCAATTGTCAATCATGAATATTTTGGTTGAGGATTGGGGTGGTAAATACCAAGCTCAAGAGATTTCAGCTAAAACAGGTGAGAATGTTGACCTATTGCTTGAAAAAGTATTATTGGAAGCGGAATTATTAGAATTGCATGCTGACCCTGAAAAACGTGCGGCTGGTTCTGTAATTGAAGCTGCATTAGATAAAGGTAGAGGTATTGTAACTACTGTATTAGTTCAAGGTGGTACTTTGAAAATTGGAGATCCAATTCTTGCAGGTTCATACTCTGGTAAGGTTAAAGCTTTGACCAATGAGAGAGGTGAGCGTGTGAAAGAAGCAGGACCTTCGATGCCAGTTCAAATCTTAGGTATGTCTGGTGCTCCAACAGCGGGTGATAAACTTTACGTTATGGAAAGTGAATCTGAAGCTCGTCAGGTAGCAAACAAACGTCTACAACTTCAGCGTGAGCAAGGTATGCGTGCTACGAAACACATCACATTGGATGAAATCGGTAGACGTCTTGCAATCGGAAACTTTAAAGAACTTAATATTATCGTTAAAGGTGATGTGGATGGTTCTATCGAGGCATTGTCAGATTCATTATTGAAACTTTCAACTGATGAGATTCAAGTTAATATCATTCACAAATCAGTTGGTGCGATTTCAGAATCCGACGTATTGTTAGCTTCAGCATCTGATGCGATCATTATCGGTTTCCAAGTACGTCCTACTCAAAATGCTCGTAAGCTTGCTGAGAACGAACAAATCGATATACGTCTGTACTCAATCATCTATGATGCGATTGAAGAGATCAAATCAGCGATGGAAGGTATGTTGGCTCCGAAACTTGAAGAGAAAATCGTTGCGGAAGTTGAAATCCGTGAGGTGTTCAAGATTTCCAAAGTTGGCTCAATTGCTGGATGTATGGTATTGGATGGTAAAATCAACCGTAACAATGAGATCCGTATTATCAGGGATGGCGTTGTTATCCATACAGGTAAGTTAGCTTCATTGAAACGTTTCAAAGATGACGTAAAAGAAGTATCTCAAGGTTATGAGTGTGGTTTGAGTATTGAAAGATTCAATGATATCCAAGAAAAAGATATCGTGGAAGCATTCGAACAAGTAGAAGTAAAACGTAAGCTTTAA
- the nusA gene encoding transcription termination factor NusA — protein sequence MSTNINLIDSFQEFKDFKNIDRPTVITVLEEVFRSMIRKRFGTDENVDVIVNPDNGDLEIWRTRVVMEDGFSEDDDLEIELEEAHKYDPDLEVGDDYIEQITLESFGRRAILAARQTLVSKILELEKDEVFKKYKDREGELVIGEVYQIWKKEILVLDEDGNELILPKNEQIPADYFKKGDSIRAVVDKVDMMNNNPKIIISRTAPEFLQRLFELEVPEIFDGLITIKKIVREPGERAKVAVESYDDRIDPVGACVGMKGSRIHGIVRELRNENIDVINFTTNHSLYITRALSPARITSIKIDEDNKTAAVYLKPDQVSLAIGRGGHNIKLAGKLTGYEIDVYRESGEEEEDVDIEEFADEIDGWIIDEFKRVGLDTARSVLALSEEELIRRTDLEEDTIREIVRILQAEFE from the coding sequence ATGAGTACTAATATAAACTTGATAGACTCGTTTCAGGAGTTCAAAGACTTCAAGAACATTGACCGTCCAACAGTTATTACTGTATTGGAGGAGGTGTTCCGCAGCATGATTCGTAAACGTTTCGGTACAGATGAAAACGTGGACGTAATTGTAAACCCAGATAATGGTGACTTAGAGATTTGGCGTACGCGTGTTGTAATGGAAGATGGTTTCTCTGAGGATGATGATTTGGAAATTGAATTGGAGGAAGCTCATAAATACGATCCTGACTTAGAGGTAGGAGATGATTACATTGAGCAGATTACTTTGGAGAGTTTCGGAAGACGCGCAATTTTAGCAGCACGTCAGACATTAGTTTCTAAGATCCTTGAGCTTGAAAAAGATGAGGTATTCAAGAAGTATAAAGACCGCGAAGGCGAATTAGTTATCGGAGAGGTTTATCAGATTTGGAAAAAAGAGATTCTTGTATTGGATGAAGATGGCAACGAATTGATCCTTCCAAAAAATGAGCAAATCCCAGCTGATTATTTCAAAAAAGGAGATAGTATCCGTGCGGTTGTTGACAAGGTAGATATGATGAATAATAATCCTAAGATTATTATTTCACGTACAGCACCTGAGTTCTTGCAGAGATTATTTGAGCTTGAGGTTCCTGAGATTTTCGACGGATTGATTACGATCAAGAAAATCGTTCGTGAACCAGGAGAGCGTGCAAAGGTAGCTGTAGAGTCTTATGATGATCGTATTGATCCAGTAGGAGCATGTGTGGGTATGAAGGGTTCCCGTATTCACGGTATCGTTCGCGAGCTACGTAATGAGAATATAGATGTAATCAACTTTACGACTAACCACTCATTATATATTACTCGTGCATTGAGTCCTGCTCGTATCACATCGATCAAGATTGACGAAGACAACAAAACTGCTGCGGTTTATTTGAAGCCGGATCAAGTATCCTTGGCTATCGGCCGTGGTGGTCACAATATTAAATTGGCTGGTAAATTGACTGGCTATGAAATCGATGTTTACCGTGAGAGCGGAGAAGAAGAGGAGGATGTGGACATTGAAGAATTTGCAGATGAAATCGACGGATGGATTATCGACGAGTTTAAACGCGTTGGTTTAGATACAGCAAGGTCTGTATTGGCATTGTCCGAAGAAGAGCTTATAAGACGTACCGATTTAGAGGAAGACACAATTCGCGAAATCGTACGTATTTTACAAGCTGAATTCGAATAA
- the rimP gene encoding ribosome assembly cofactor RimP, producing MQVENRVIELVEEKIADRPDLFIVSVRLLNNGVLEILLDGDNGIAIEDCVQVSRHVGYHLEEENVIDRAYRLEVSSPGIDSPLLLNRQYEKNVGRDVKVKLLDGAKKEGQLLSVTDSAISIEEKVKEKGKKAVLVQTEIPLDQIKETKVLISFK from the coding sequence ATGCAGGTTGAAAATCGAGTAATCGAATTAGTAGAAGAAAAAATTGCCGACAGACCGGATTTATTTATTGTTAGTGTTCGCTTGCTGAACAATGGCGTTTTAGAAATTCTTTTGGATGGTGATAATGGGATTGCGATTGAGGATTGCGTACAAGTAAGTCGTCACGTTGGTTACCACTTGGAAGAGGAGAATGTGATTGATAGAGCTTATCGTTTAGAGGTGTCGTCTCCGGGAATTGACTCTCCATTGTTGTTGAACAGACAATATGAGAAAAACGTGGGTCGTGATGTTAAGGTGAAGTTGTTGGATGGTGCTAAAAAGGAAGGTCAATTACTATCGGTTACCGACTCAGCAATCAGCATCGAAGAAAAAGTAAAAGAAAAAGGAAAGAAAGCTGTTTTAGTACAGACGGAAATTCCATTAGATCAAATAAAGGAAACAAAGGTGTTAATTTCATTTAAATAA
- a CDS encoding XRE family transcriptional regulator, with product MANISSNLKYLRKKKGLTQQQFADLMEIKRASVGAYEEDRAEPKYELLKKIAEFYDLSMDELANDEIDDKWKPTPKSNASNLRVLSVTVDSDDRENIELVPVKASAGYLNGYADPEYVSELPKFSLPMFNQGTFRAFEIKGDSMLPLPSGSLIISEYVENWHDIKPGQTYIVVSSNDGVVYKRIGQKFKEDKGLKLVSDNKTYEPYWVPASEILEVWKAKAFVSTELPEPNPEPTLEALSSMMAQMQKTINSVVDKN from the coding sequence ATGGCAAATATCTCATCAAATCTTAAGTATCTTCGCAAGAAAAAAGGTCTTACTCAGCAACAGTTTGCTGATTTAATGGAAATTAAACGTGCTTCTGTAGGGGCTTATGAAGAGGATAGGGCGGAGCCAAAATATGAACTACTAAAAAAAATAGCAGAGTTCTATGATTTAAGTATGGACGAATTGGCTAATGATGAGATTGATGATAAGTGGAAGCCTACGCCTAAGAGCAATGCTTCAAATTTGAGGGTATTGAGTGTGACTGTTGATTCGGATGACCGAGAAAACATCGAGCTTGTTCCAGTAAAAGCTAGTGCTGGTTATTTGAATGGTTATGCTGATCCTGAGTATGTGAGTGAATTGCCGAAATTCTCTTTACCTATGTTTAATCAAGGAACGTTTAGGGCATTTGAAATCAAAGGAGATTCTATGTTGCCATTGCCATCGGGATCTTTGATTATTTCAGAATATGTTGAGAACTGGCATGATATCAAACCTGGGCAGACATATATTGTTGTGTCGTCCAATGATGGAGTTGTATATAAAAGAATAGGGCAGAAGTTTAAGGAAGATAAAGGTCTTAAATTAGTTTCTGACAATAAAACGTATGAGCCTTATTGGGTTCCAGCCTCCGAGATTTTGGAAGTCTGGAAGGCAAAGGCATTTGTTAGCACGGAGCTTCCTGAGCCAAACCCTGAACCGACTTTAGAAGCATTGTCATCGATGATGGCTCAGATGCAAAAGACTATTAATTCTGTTGTTGACAAAAATTAA
- a CDS encoding DPP IV N-terminal domain-containing protein: protein MMNWFAKETEVWYELHQQVFQDTFLRKNPIILYNNHPEFQQTTAISGEISVGTGGVTEAFKQRVVMPIMQINQQTRHVLGHELVHAFQYRVLIEGGDSTRLENIANLPLWMVEGMAEYFSIGKKDAFTSMWMRDSYARNDLPSLRQMTEQSNKYFPYRYGQAFWSYVGSTYGDTVIMPLFIETAKYGYEAAIRRVFGYDAQTMGTLWKNSMENSYRNLGKDTTSNPIGKLLLSTKNAGRMNVSPAISPDGKYVVFLSEMDLFSIDLFLADAETGKVVRKLGSRLTNKDIDEFSFIESAGTFSPDSKKFAFSVFSEGKNKLMIVDIETGRTLSVEAMGDITEFTNITWAPNGSLVAFSGLKNGRSDIYTYDLESKNLSQLTDDKYSDFQPSFSRDGKFIVFSTDRMSLESSSRSVDIPMGLAVVDVATKQIREIPVFPGANNLNPHFSSSGKEIYFLSNSDGFRNMYKIVIETAQVERMTDFFTGISGITEYSPAISVSANDDIIYSYFKNNAFTIYKAKSSEFESVPVDASTIDLQAAMLPPAQSRGVDVVNTNLNNFNAYGRISNSQISEIPYKPKFKLDYLANSGVGMSVGSRYGAGIASGVQGMFSDILGYNQIFAALNINGEIYDFGGQVAYINQRSRWNWGGSISHIPYRFGFFNYDQRDLGNGVEPVLDQYLVRSFQTQVDGFVAYPFNRHHRFETGAAASYNSYRVDRFTQSYYNYYGTRERVNNDEAAQALGVSNLDPFNLMQVNAGFVGDNAVFGIAAPLQGFRYRLGAEQYFGTFNFTALNIDLRKYQRIKPVTVAARVYSYMRMGDDADRLYNMYIGYPYMIRGFEANSFGPNSMIGFNDLSGSKMVVGNLELRLPFTGPEKLAVIPSGLLFSDLNLFIDGGLAWRNGSTIRWKKTDADKVSEVIDGVTYTGYNPNVTMPVFSAGVSLRVNLFGAMILEPYYAIQLNNPTRDKFGTFGLNFAPGW from the coding sequence ATGATGAATTGGTTTGCTAAGGAAACAGAGGTGTGGTATGAGTTGCACCAGCAAGTTTTCCAGGATACCTTTTTGAGGAAGAACCCCATTATTTTATACAATAACCATCCTGAATTCCAGCAGACTACGGCTATTTCAGGTGAGATAAGTGTTGGGACAGGTGGTGTTACCGAGGCATTCAAACAAAGGGTGGTGATGCCGATCATGCAGATCAACCAACAAACAAGGCACGTACTTGGCCACGAATTGGTGCATGCATTCCAATATAGGGTATTGATCGAGGGAGGTGATTCTACTCGGCTAGAGAATATTGCAAACCTGCCATTATGGATGGTTGAGGGGATGGCAGAATATTTTTCAATTGGTAAAAAAGATGCATTCACATCGATGTGGATGCGTGATTCATATGCTCGGAATGATCTGCCAAGCTTAAGGCAGATGACAGAGCAATCCAACAAATATTTCCCATATCGCTATGGTCAAGCATTTTGGTCGTATGTAGGATCTACTTATGGCGATACAGTGATTATGCCTTTGTTTATTGAAACGGCAAAATATGGATATGAGGCGGCAATCCGAAGAGTATTTGGATATGATGCGCAAACGATGGGAACTCTATGGAAAAATAGCATGGAGAACTCCTACAGGAATCTCGGAAAAGATACGACTTCCAATCCTATCGGTAAATTATTGTTATCGACAAAGAATGCGGGTAGGATGAATGTGTCGCCGGCAATTTCTCCAGACGGTAAATATGTGGTGTTCCTATCGGAAATGGATTTGTTCAGTATAGATCTGTTTTTGGCAGATGCTGAAACGGGAAAGGTTGTTCGGAAATTGGGCAGTCGACTCACCAACAAAGATATTGATGAATTTAGTTTTATAGAGTCTGCCGGAACATTTTCTCCAGACAGCAAGAAGTTTGCATTTTCGGTCTTCAGTGAGGGTAAGAATAAATTGATGATTGTTGACATTGAAACAGGTCGAACCTTGTCAGTGGAGGCAATGGGTGATATAACTGAATTTACAAATATTACCTGGGCTCCAAATGGTAGTTTGGTAGCCTTCTCAGGTCTTAAAAATGGACGAAGTGATATCTATACCTATGATTTAGAATCGAAGAACCTTAGTCAATTGACAGATGATAAATATTCGGACTTTCAGCCAAGTTTCTCGAGAGATGGTAAGTTTATTGTGTTCAGTACAGACAGAATGTCTTTGGAGTCTTCGAGCAGAAGTGTGGATATTCCAATGGGCTTAGCGGTAGTTGATGTTGCGACAAAACAAATCCGCGAAATTCCTGTCTTTCCAGGGGCTAACAATTTAAATCCTCATTTTTCATCTTCTGGTAAGGAAATCTACTTCTTGTCAAATAGCGACGGATTCAGAAACATGTATAAGATTGTAATCGAAACGGCGCAAGTTGAGAGAATGACTGATTTCTTTACGGGTATCAGTGGTATTACAGAATATTCTCCAGCGATAAGTGTTTCGGCCAATGATGATATTATCTATTCCTATTTTAAGAATAATGCATTTACCATCTATAAAGCGAAAAGTTCGGAGTTTGAGTCTGTTCCTGTAGATGCAAGTACCATTGACCTTCAAGCGGCGATGTTGCCTCCGGCACAAAGTAGAGGGGTGGATGTGGTGAATACAAATTTGAATAATTTCAATGCATACGGAAGAATATCTAATTCTCAGATTTCAGAAATCCCATATAAGCCAAAGTTCAAATTAGATTATTTGGCGAATAGTGGTGTGGGTATGTCTGTGGGATCACGTTATGGGGCTGGTATTGCTTCTGGGGTTCAAGGAATGTTTTCTGATATCCTTGGGTATAACCAGATATTTGCAGCATTGAACATCAACGGAGAGATTTATGATTTTGGAGGTCAAGTAGCTTATATCAACCAGAGGAGCCGATGGAATTGGGGTGGTTCGATTTCCCATATACCTTATCGTTTCGGGTTTTTTAACTATGACCAACGTGATTTAGGCAACGGAGTTGAACCTGTGTTAGACCAATATTTGGTTCGCTCATTTCAAACTCAGGTCGATGGGTTTGTAGCATATCCTTTTAATAGGCACCATAGGTTTGAGACAGGTGCCGCGGCATCGTATAACTCTTATCGTGTAGATAGGTTTACCCAAAGTTATTACAACTATTATGGAACACGTGAACGCGTAAACAATGATGAGGCAGCACAAGCATTAGGGGTTTCCAACCTGGATCCATTTAACCTGATGCAAGTGAATGCTGGATTTGTGGGTGACAATGCTGTTTTCGGTATTGCTGCGCCGCTTCAAGGGTTCAGATACAGGCTAGGTGCAGAGCAATATTTTGGAACATTTAATTTTACAGCTCTTAATATCGACTTAAGGAAATATCAAAGGATAAAACCGGTTACTGTTGCTGCTCGGGTTTACTCGTATATGCGTATGGGGGATGATGCGGACAGATTGTACAATATGTATATCGGATATCCATATATGATTCGTGGTTTTGAGGCGAACTCATTCGGCCCTAATAGTATGATTGGTTTCAATGACCTGTCAGGTTCTAAAATGGTGGTTGGGAATTTGGAATTAAGGTTGCCTTTTACAGGGCCCGAGAAATTGGCTGTCATTCCTTCAGGTTTATTGTTCTCTGATCTGAACTTGTTTATTGATGGAGGTTTGGCTTGGAGAAATGGAAGTACGATTAGGTGGAAAAAAACAGATGCTGACAAAGTATCTGAAGTAATCGATGGAGTAACTTATACTGGATATAACCCTAATGTGACGATGCCAGTATTCAGTGCTGGAGTATCGCTAAGGGTTAATTTGTTCGGTGCGATGATATTAGAACCTTATTACGCTATACAATTGAATAATCCTACTAGGGATAAATTCGGAACATTTGGATTAAACTTTGCGCCAGGATGGTAG